The following proteins are encoded in a genomic region of Glycine soja cultivar W05 chromosome 17, ASM419377v2, whole genome shotgun sequence:
- the LOC114393555 gene encoding palmitoyl-acyl carrier protein thioesterase, chloroplastic-like translates to MVATAATSSFFPVTSPSPDSGGAGSKLGGGPANLGGLKSKSVSSGGLKAKAQAPLKINGTTVVTSKEILKHEDDLPSPPPRTFINQLPDWSMLLAAITTIFLAAEKQWMMLDWKPRRPDMLIDPFGIGKIVQDGLVFRENFSIRSYEIGADRTASIETVMNHLQETALNHVKSAGLLGDGFGSTPEMCKKNLIWVVTRMQVVVDRYPTWGDVVQVDTWASGSGKNAMRRDWVLRDCKTGEILTRASSVWVMMNKLTRRLSKIPEEVRQEIGSYFVDSDPILEEDNRKLTKLDDNTADYIRTGLSSRWSDLDINQHVNNVKYIDWILESAPQPILESHELSSVTLEYRRECGRDSVLDSLTAVSGADMGNLAHSGHVECKHLLRLENGAEIVRGRTEWRPKPMNNIGVVNQVPAEST, encoded by the exons ATGGTGGCAACAGCTGCAACTTCATCATTTTTCCCTGTTACTTCACCCTCGCCGGACTCTGGTGGAGCAGGCAGCAAACTTGGTGGTGGGCCTGCGAACCTTGGAGGTCTAAAATCCAAATCTGTGTCTTCTGGTGGCTTGAAGGCAAAGGCACAAGCCCCTTTGAAAATTAATGGAACCACAGTTGTTACATCTAAAGAAATCTTGAAGCATGAGGATGATCTACCTTCACCTCCCCCCAGGACTTTTATCAACCAGTTACCTGATTGGAGCATGCTTCTTGCTGCCATTACAACAATTTTCTTGGCAGCTGAAAAGCAGTGGATGATGCTTGATTGGAAGCCAAGGCGACCTGACATGCTTATTGACCCCTTTGGGATAGGAAAAATTGTTCAGGATGGTCTCGTGTTCCGTGAAAACTTTTCTATTAGATCATATGAGATTGGTGCTGATCGAACCGCATCTATAGAAACAGTAATGAACCATTTGCAA GAAACTGCACTTAATCATGTTAAAAGTGCTGGGCTTCTTGGTGATGGCTTCGGTTCCACGCCAGAAATGTGCAAAAAGAACTTGATATGGGTAGTTACTCGGATGCAGGTTGTGGTGGATCGCTATCCTACATG GGGTGACGTAGTTCAAGTAGACACCTGGGCTTCTGGATCAGGGAAGAATGCTATGCGCCGTGATTGGGTTTTACGTGACTGCAAAACTGGTGAAATCTTGACAAGAGCTTCCAG TGTTTGGGTCATGATGAATAAGCTGACACGGAGGCTGTCTAAAATTCCAGAAGAAGTCAGACAGGAGATAGGATCTTATTTTGTGGATTCTGATCCAATTCTAGAAGAGGATAACAGAAAACTGACTAAACTTGACGACAACACAGCAGATTATATTCGTACCGGTTTAAGT TCTAGGTGGAGTGATCTAGATATCAATCAGCATGTCAACAATGTGAAGTACATTGACTGGATTCTGGAG AGTGCTCCACAGCCAATCTTGGAGAGTCATGAGCTTTCTTCCGTGACTTTAGAGTATAGGAGGGAGTGTGGTAGGGACAGTGTGCTGGATTCCCTGACTGCTGTATCTGGGGCCGACATGGGCAATCTAGCTCACAGTGGACATGTTGAGTGCAAGCATTTGCTTCGACTCGAAAATGGTGCTGAGATTGTGAGGGGCAGGACTGAGTGGAGGCCCAAACCTATGAACAACATTGGTGTTGTGAACCAGGTTCCAGCAGAAAGCACCTAA